TAAATAGGTTCCCAGAAAGATATTTTAACTAGAAAATCCAGTTGGTAGCATATGGAAACTCATACATTTTTGTTATCATTAAACAGAACACACCactaactttattttaataattcatgCATTGTTtcataaacaaaagcaaacaagcatTCATCTGAGAGATCACTTTTAggagaagaaataataatttataattttatttattatttctttagtgGAGAGCAGTCTCTTGACTGAACACACGTTGCTTTCTTATTTATGAAATGGTGCatgcattattaaaataaaccCGCAACTGTGTTCTGCTTAATGATATGCAAAATTATTTGAGGTTGGGTACAGAGTGGTTTCATTTCTCTACCTGTTGTATGGTTGGCTGACTTTCCCACCAACTGTGGATTTATGAAAGCATTTAAGAAGCACATATTTAATTCTCGAATCAAAAAGCCAAAgcagaatggaaaaaataaaggcaGGATTTTCAGTACTGGTTTCACCTCTGAGCAGTTTGCataaaggggaagaaagaggaggaatttAGCCAGTGAAGGATGGGTTTTTCCATGTTGGCCATAGTTAGAAACTTACAGGCAAATGCTTTTTTACCCTCTTCCCACACGTCCTGTGTCCCGCTGCTAATCTCAGGCAATTCTTTGGAGTTTTGCTTTTGGCTCCAGGTTACCTCGTCTCATGTGCTCTGCATGGCTCTCTGATTCCCTCCAAGCATTTAAAAAGCTGGATCCAGCAGTCatgttctgtttctctctccatcACCTACTCTGCTGCCGGCTGCAGGAGGAAGGGAAATGACCTCAATGTACTTGAAGTTGAATTTTCTTTGTTACCCAATAAACTATCTTTCCCGTTTTTTTTAAAGCCATTATTAAGATCTCAGAAAATGTGTATTCAACTCTTGGACAGTTATAAAAATTCtggaggaattttattttattctttataactCATAAATGGTTTGGATTGGCAGCATTTCAGGTGGGTGCACAATGTGAAGGACTGATTTCCCAGCCTGAGTCGTTCGTCCAAATATTACAGGCAGCATTGATTCAGTGGACCAGTAAATTTGGTCCCACCTTTTAGTGCACATTGTGACAATGACAGTGTAATAATGGGTAAGATGAAGTACCTGGATATTGTTCAGTGGTTCAGGAGACTATGGACAACAGCACTCACCTTCTAACTGTCACAAGATGATCAGCAAGTGATGCTTGATGAGTCATACTTTGGCACAGAGCAAGAAATATTGCCCTAAAATAACTTTCATAATATATCAAAGATGAAATGTCATCTTATTAGGGTCATCATTTGgaatttgaaaatacatatttaaaaatgactCTTCTGAAGTTAGTCTGAGGCCTCATTGATACCAGCTGTGACTGTATCTTTGGGGTCTTGCTATGGAAGAGCAAAGGATAAAGAACTTAAGGACTTTCTCAGGAGAGTTTTCAGCATCACAATTCTACCTGGACCTTGTGGATTGCCTGATTTTATAGAAATGGGGTATGGTTCTGGGATGGGATGAGCTTGCTTTCATGATTCCCCTATAAGAAAAACTAAAACCATACTGTAAAATGCTTTCAAATggaagaatatatatttaaatttttaccaggtcttctttttaatctttttgggaagttaaaccttttaaaaatgacttggAATTTTTCATTATGTCCATTTTCCAGAATGAAAGCTCATGCATGGAAATAGGGTTAGTTTTCTCTAGAGCTGACAACGAGTTTTCTGTGCAACTGAACCCCCGAGAAGATTTTGGTTATTCTCTGCCAGCACTACAGGTGTCCTTAAACCTtgatcaaaaaaatattaaaagattctttggttataaaaatagtaaatgtttCATAGTTTGTCACTGATTTTCTAagaattcccttttattttctcttttacagGGAGCTGCGGTCACGGTGGTGTGGTGAATATCAGCGATCCACATGTAGTCAAAATCAACTGGAGAGGGTTTCAGTATAAGTATGGTGCCTGGGGTCGAGAATATTCTCCCCAGAATCCAGACAAAGGGTTATACTGGGTGGCACCTCTGGAAACAGGTGGGAGAACGCTTCAGTATTACAGACTCTACAATACTTTTAGTGACTTATTAGTGTACAAACACTCCCATCAGTATGAGATTCAGTATGGTCAAGGTGGTGGAACAGCAGTTTACAATAATACCATGTATGTCAACTGGTATAACACGCAAAACATTGCTAGCATCAATCTGACTAGCAACAGAGTTTCTCTTAATGAACCTCTTCCTAACGCTGCCTACAATAACCGCTTTTCATATGCTAATGTTGGGTGGCAAGATTTAGACTTTGCCGTGGATGAAACTGGATTGTGGGTAATTTATTCCACTGAAGATGATGGTGGTAACATAGTGATTAGTAAACTCAATGACACTACACTTAAAGTGCTAAACACTTGGCATACCAAGCAGTTTAAGTCAGCTGTTTCCAATGCCTTTATTGTATGTGGGACTCTCTATGCCACCCGTGTTGTGAACACCAGAACAGAAGAAATTTTCTACTACTATGACACAAATACAGGGAAAGAGGGTCAACTAAGCATCAAGATGGGAAAGGCCATGGATAATGTGCAGAGCATTAACTATCATCCTTTTGATCGCAAACTTTATGTTTATAATGATGGCTACCTTCTAAATTTTGATCTTATCTTTGACCCAGAACCCCGTGAATCATTTTAGATATAGAGTGATTAAAGAGTGAGACACTTGTTGAAAAATTTGATCTATACATTAGATATCCAAGGGGATCCTGAAGTATATTGATTTAATAGTAGTATTTGAAATCATAGTTCTACTACACTAGAAAGTGTGACTATTTGCCTTAATTTGATAAGTGTTCCTGGAAGCCATTTGCCTCTTATAGTGCATCCCACTACTGAAACAAATTTGTTCTAGGTTGGGTGGTTATGATGTAAGCTATGATGCAAGGAGTTAAGAAAGCCCTTGATGAAGTGGCATATGGGAATTGAGGAAGTTAAAGAGTGCTCTGTGAATACTTGTACAGGAGAGAGGGCTCAAAGAACAGTTCTCTATGAGTCCTGACCAGTTCTTCTTTAATTCTTCTTATCTTCCCTGAAAGAAACTTGGGGCTTAGTTAGGCAGATTAACAACTAAAACTCCTCTGAGCCTACATCTCCAATTTTGATTGTTTTCagtggtattttttttccttacaaaCACTTGGAATGATGGCTTGTATATAGAAGATAAGTAAATTTAGCAAGTTTGTATAATAGCTATAAAACGTTGGGTTTACGACAAAAGGTACTTTTATACATTgacttttatacattttatacattGAAAATCAGTTCTAGATGGAGCTACAGATGAGGCAATTACTTTTTCGTTTTCCCCATTGTCTACTTATATAAGGATTAGCAGAACACTTGTgctgcatacttttttttttcccaaatgcaGCTCAGAAGAATAGAACAATACTTACCAACAATCAAACTTCCTgccttctactttttaaaaatcttagccAGTTAATAAGGGAAGACATTGGATGACagttattttccattttacttaTATGAGTCTGAGGCCACAAGAAaaataagatgacagtgataaaatgatcACACTtgtgattatatataataaaaacctTGGAGCATAGTGAGACCTGTATTAGTCAGAGCAATGACTTTATGCAATTTTTGTCTTTACTCAAGCCTGAAATGTGTAAGAAAGTGAATTTTTCCTTGATGAAAAAAACACATTGGAAATACCTGGTCAATCTTAGCAAAGTTTGGAAATCTTGCAGGTGTATATGCTTCTGTGCCTTTGGATGACATCACCTTGGTCTCATTCTATTTTCCTGTACTTCCAACGAGTCAATCTCTAAAATTGATTCATTAAATATGTTCTTCCCTTTTAATAAATGgttaaatatgttttgaaataaattgaTGTAcgttgttttatttatgtttttaattcttgaaataaaatatctcaatagGGTAGTCTACATCTTGCTGTGAAGTAGAGAGAATGACTCACTCCCAAACAGAAATGTCCAGGACTTCCTAAACCTAATAGTGCTTAATATTGACAGCTTTTTAAGTCAGAGATGGCTACTctgttttcatttcccttttcaATCTGTCCTTTCTGGCAGCTTTTGTTGTATGAGACCGCACTCTCTTCTTTTGGGATATGGCCTTATGTATACTTACTAATTTGCATGACTGATCTGATTACTTCCAATGTTAGACTATATTTGTGTGACTTATGTTCCTTTTCCAATTGAGCTATTAACATGGGCCATGAGTCTCCAGCTCTCCCTAAACAGAAAGTCTTGGACAGCAAATAAAGCAAATTGGCTGCATTGGGGAGAGAAATATGCACATTCTCCCTAAATAGAATGTGTAAGGGGACAGGTGACCGACAATTGGAAGGACAGACAAACATAGCTGGTCTTTTAGAAatgctatatttattttaattcacaaCAAGGTTTTTGAGGCAATTGCTGCCTACCAAGGTATTTTTtacaagtttttttctttatatttcgaGGCTGAGCCTAGAGCCAAATATAGCCTTCAAAACATAAGAACATATAAAGATAAAGACAGGTATGCCATGAGAGATATAAGTTAAAAACAGTGATGTTATATTTAATCTGGCTGTAGGCAATTTTCCAGATGAGTGTTTCTACCACATACACAGAATGACCTCTGTAGAAGCAAAAAAGGAGGCAAGAAGTTAAGGTAACCCTAACAATCAGCATCTTGTTTAAACCACAAAGAAGTCTTTGCCTGACAATTCCCTTCAGAGAAACATCTTCCCTAGGAGGAGGTTATCAGCACAGTAGCTGCCATCAGAAAATCCCATGGGGTACCTGAGAGATCCAGGTTGGTTTCAGGATTTACTGTAATGTGGTTGTATAACAGAAGTTGTGGTCCAGATACATCCTCCAGCACCCTACTGGGAAAAAATGTgcatatgtatttaaataaattttattgagatgtcatttaaaaattttttttcggggccggagcgatagcacagcgggtagggcgtttgccttgcacgcggccgacccaggttcgatccccggcatcccatatggtcccccaagcaccgccaggagtaattcctgagtgcagagccaggagtaacccctgagcatcgctgggtgtgacccaaaaaagcaaaaaaaaaatttcggCACTGGGATTtacacagttattcatagttgaggttctggcatgcaatattccaacacaaatacCACTACCAttgtcaacctccctccaccaatgtccctaactTTCTTCTCAGTCCTCAACCTGTTTCCTTGACAGACACAGGTTCAGAATGCCCACAAGATATAAAgctaattttataaagtaaacattttcattttctccgCTGTGAGTCTAACTGCAAATAACGACTCTAAGCAGGGGCTGTTTTGACCTGAGTTGCCATGACTGGAAAACCTTCTTTGCATAGGTAACCCTAACACTGATCTTCAGAATGGCTGTTTTCCATGTCATGCCTCAAAATGACAGACTGACAGGAGCAGCAGAATCAGACtgcttctcctctttttttttttttttttagcccttGAAAGCCAAATACTGGCTTTCATCAGACCCCCCTGGATGGGACCAAATTGAAGGCATACATTCTCTCCTTTACTTTGCTCTAATCTAAACACATCAGTCTTCTCAGAGCATGAATGGGTATGTCATACCCTacgttaagaaaatatttttatctttcaggGTTTTGTTTGCATGCTCCCTGTAAAAAACgtgccttccttctcttcttgatTCATGAcccatttttaaaggaaatgacAATGGATGGGCTGAGGGCAACTGTGTGGCTGTCTTCAGGATGATGTAGTGAGGTTCTGGGCCCGAATCCCTCCATCATCTCAAACTGATGTCACACTGTGAAGGATGATTACCCCCCTACactccagaatgttccagaataaCAAAAGGGTAAATTGTGACACATCAGAAACAAAGGCAGGCCCATCTCTGAGGCAAGCTCCCAGGCCATAGAAAAGCCCAGCTGGCCTGGCTTGTGGATGAGACATGCTATTTGAGTTGTCAGTTCAGTTGCCAGCCTCACATCTGTAGCTTGGGCTGTGCCTGCCTGTCTGTGAGATCAGCATCTGCTGCTGGAACCTATTCAAAGGGAACAGGCTTTGGGATTGAGGTCCATTGTGGAGAAAGATAGCCTTTGGTCATTCCAGAGGGGAGGTTACTTTTGGAATGCCACCCCTCAGCATCTTGCAGCCTGTGGGAACAGGTTCCCAGACCTTGGGTTCTCTGTGGAATATTAAAGACACATAATGACATGTTTGGGAACTTTCAATGATTTTCTGGAGCTCGGTATAGGAGGGAAGTGGAAGATGGCGATGGAATGATCAACAGAGGTCAGGAAGCATATGATGACAAAGGAAGTTGATTTCTGAGCCTCCACCCAGGAAACTTATAACAAGCTTGGAAAATTTCCTCTCTTTTAAATTGGATTCTGCCAGATCATGTGTGTTCTTGGGTTGTGACCTATAATGTTTTCATGTCAGTATCATCAAAGATTTGTTTCGTCTTTCACCTTGATGGCTGTTACCAGAGAACAGTGCAAGGTCAGAGACAGCTTCTTTTCAAGAACTGCTGACAGCCCTGAGAGAAATCTCACAATCCCAGTGACTTAGCCCAATTAtgtttttcttcccctccctcaccTCTGTGAGAAAAAGAATTTGACCATTGTCTGAGATCCTATTTCTATAGCATCTCTCTCATCCCACACAGCAGAGGTGGTCTTGACTGATGCTACCATGATGGGGGAGAGTTTCTCTTAGTGACTCAAGGGCCCAGCCCCATTTTATTCCAGCTTGAGCCTCACTATATCTACACAGAGATTCTAAGATCTTTGTTTTCTGTCCAAAAGAGCATAAAAGTAGAAGGGAAAGGTGCAAGGAATTCTGGATGCAAGGTTGTTTAACTCAGATCTAAAGAAGGTATAATCACTCTGCTCACAGTTCATAAGGATAGGGTCACACCAAGTTGTAAAGGAGGCTGGGAAGCAGAAAGTCTACTAGGtacacaaaagaaaaggaaaggtgtTGCTGAGTGGCTAATTAGTCTCACCACTCTGGATTTTTCCAGTAGAAAGAATTTTATTGAGAGTGAGGTGCTGGAAAACTCATTTGAAAAACTAGAGGCTTTCTAGCATTTGGCTTCAGGATCACACCACTATCAACCTCTCAGAAGTCAAGAAATAGCACCTACCATTACCTGTGATGTCATCTCCATACCCACCAAATTGGTACCAGACAATGAAACATGAAGCCATCTGCTGCCAACACACCATCGTGctggtgcccattctctacccTCTTACCAGGAAAGCCTTCCATCTTTCAAAATGAGCAtcagggactctcattcactcaACCTCATTCATTACTTAGGAGActgaaaaatatagttttaatttccCTTCTTGGTGATACCAGGAAGATATGATATGGAAGAGGATGGTAACCCATGCCAAGTTCCATTGACAGTCATAGGGTGactgctgccttctccccactacAAATTATTCCCATAGTCTCTGGTGCCAGGTTTGTTCAGTACCTCTGCGTATTACCCACACCCCAGTCCTTTATCACTATATGATTTTAAATCTTTACACTCAGTATGGTTTTGTGTGGCCACACCATAATAGTGATCACCATAAGTGACGCCAACTGCAAACACTCTGAAAGGACATCTGTGATTTGATAACTCCTTTGCCAGATGTCAGAAATATTAGAATAATTCCCCAGGCAAATCCGCTGAGGCGTGGGCTCTGCAATTCCACCTTTGAGGATAGCTATAAGACTTTCTGCTAATTGTGGGCCcatccagaagcttccagaattTGGAATATCCTCACCCCATCTTCCCTTATTCATCATCCTTAGATATTAGCTGCCATTTGACAGCTCTAGGGAATCATTTGCTCAACAACCCCTTGGGAGGTGATCCTTCATGCAGAACTCCTGAAGGATGAGTATAActtcctgcctctcccccaccgAACACCCAGAACCTTCAGCAATCTCTGGGTTGCCTGAGGAGAATTCCTGTAAGTCCCAGGGTGGGGGTTTCCTTCCTACTCACATTGCACATACAGGTTGAATTTTCTTAGAACCATCCAAGGGCTGTTGAGTACCACACCCTTGTCCCTATCAGAACCAGGCTTGCTGGAACCTGGTGGCAGATGTCTAACGGGATCTCAGAGAACAAGGAGTGAGGCAGAGCTGCCCTGGAGGGGAGGGATTCTAGCAGCATAAGCTCAGGGAGTTAGTTTGCAAAAGTTTATAATATCAGTCTTCTAGTTCCTGCTGAATAAAACATTCAGAGAGCATTTCTTTTCCCAGCAGAAAACGAAAATAGTCTGGTGGCAACAGAACGGTTATTCATTTAGAATGTTGTCTTTAATAAAAATCACATGGTTGCCATCTTGTGCCCTTTCCTTTCTGATCCTGTCTTGAGGGGACATCCCTGGGGGCCTACCGAGGGCCACCACATCTCCAAGCTCTCACTGATGTAGACGGGGAACAATAATTAATGGGGACATGAGCTTCAAGAAGGTGCAACTTGCTGCAACCAGATCAGTAAATATGGTTGTTGCACAGGCGGGCCGTAAATGTACAGCAATGCAGCTAATGCAGCTAGTTCTAAGATGGCCATTGGTAGACCTGGGTTCCACACATCCAGGGAGGAAGGACTCTGGAAGCTCTTTTGGTGCTTTCCTGCTAAAGTTGCCAATAGACCCAGCCAGTTTCAAAGCTCCAAGTTTGCATAACTGTCATCACAGCCTTCGGGGGAGACACTTCACTGTTGTCCACTGGAGAAAGGGGATTCTGGAGTGGGCCCCATACCTGTGGTGCTTCCCGTGTGGTTGAGGAAGGCAGCCTGGCACATCATGCGTTCCCAGCCTCTGACTCTCACTGACAAACCCTAAAGCCTATTAATCCCAGGGATTCAGTTTTCCTGACTGCTAGATTATGCCCTTAAAGCCACTGGCAGAAAGAAGGGGGCAGAAAGGCGATTTTTTTTCACCCCTTAGAGGATTTCTGAGCAGACTGCATGGGTTTCTGGTGACCTTTTGTAAGATTGCAGAGAGCCGCTGCTGTGCCTGAGGGATTGATTCCCAGTGGctcatatgcaaatatttttggcCCAGAAAACTTACTGGGAATGGTTTATTTGTT
The nucleotide sequence above comes from Sorex araneus isolate mSorAra2 chromosome 1, mSorAra2.pri, whole genome shotgun sequence. Encoded proteins:
- the OLFM4 gene encoding olfactomedin-4: MGTGLLYQLTLLFLLGLARGNPRVLNSLASTRSASSFSPTTPFPEPHFTPSSTSSTSSSKADSVSESQWSSNFTGSLDEHGTCQCSVILPDTTFPVERVEYLEIIAHNLTVKFEKELSKVKEYVELISVYEKKLSNLTIRVEAMEKDTISYTELDFELIKLEIKEMEKLILQLKDTFVGSSTIIDQLEVEIRNMTLLVEKLETLDKNNVLAIRREILALKNKLKECEASRNETASNQPRPPPPPGSCGHGGVVNISDPHVVKINWRGFQYKYGAWGREYSPQNPDKGLYWVAPLETGGRTLQYYRLYNTFSDLLVYKHSHQYEIQYGQGGGTAVYNNTMYVNWYNTQNIASINLTSNRVSLNEPLPNAAYNNRFSYANVGWQDLDFAVDETGLWVIYSTEDDGGNIVISKLNDTTLKVLNTWHTKQFKSAVSNAFIVCGTLYATRVVNTRTEEIFYYYDTNTGKEGQLSIKMGKAMDNVQSINYHPFDRKLYVYNDGYLLNFDLIFDPEPRESF